The following proteins are encoded in a genomic region of Maylandia zebra isolate NMK-2024a linkage group LG1, Mzebra_GT3a, whole genome shotgun sequence:
- the LOC101475779 gene encoding pro-cathepsin H isoform X2, giving the protein MALTVVWFITAIFSFVHLSPLISVKEYAFKQWISEHNKVYGTEEYHHRLHVFTQNKRTVDQHNAGNHSFTMGLNQFSDMTFEEFKKFYLFTQPSTCSVTKGSHVKRTGPYPEFVDWRMKGDFVTPVKNQGFCGSCWTFSTTGCLESVNAIATGKLIQLSEQQLLDCSRNFSNYGCFGGLPSQAFEYIKYSKGLMREEDYPYKAFEGKCHFEPSLAAAFVRDVVNITSYDEKAMVDAVARLNPVTFGFDVTADFKHYKEGVYSSTQCKNTTDKVNHAVLAVGYGTEKNDVPYWIVKNSWGTAWGKDGYFLIERGKNMCGLAACSSYPLP; this is encoded by the exons ATGGCTCTGACTGTTGTGTGGTTTATTACTGCCATTTTTAGCTTTGTCCATTTATCACCTTTAATTTCAGTCAAAG AATATGCTTTCAAGCAGTGGATTTCAGAG CACAACAAAGTTTATGGCACTGAGGAATATCACCACAGACTCCATGTGTTCACTCAAAATAAGAGGACAGTTGATCAGCACAATGCTGGGAATCACTCCTTCACAA TGGGTCTGAACCAATTCTCAGACATGACATTTGAGGAATTCAAGAAATTCTACCTTTTCACGCAACCTTCG ACTTGCTCAGTCACTAAAGGCAGTCATGTCAAAAGGACAGGTCCTTATCCTGAGTTTGTAGACTGGAGGATGAAGGGCGACTTTGTGACTCCTGTGAAGAATCAG GGTTTTTGTGGCAGCTGTTGGACCTTCTCCACCACTGGCTGTCTGGAGTCAGTGAATGCTATTGCTACTGGGAAACTAATACAATTG tcggagcagcagctgctggactGTTCCAGAAATTTTAGCAACTATGGATGCTTTGG TGGGCTCCCCAGTCAGGCATTCGAGTACATCAAATACAGCAAAGGTCTCATGAGAGAGGAGGATTATCCCTACAAAGCCTTT GAGGGAAAATGCCATTTTGAGCCTTCACTTGCAGCTGCGTTTGTCCGAGATGTTGTCAATATAacgagt TATGATGAAAAGGCCATGGTCGATGCAGTGGCCCGGCTCAACCCTGTCACCTTTGGCTTTGACGTTACAGCTGATTTTAAGCACTACAAAGAAGGTGTTTACTCCAG CACCCAGTGTAAGAACACAACAGACAAAGTGAATCATGCAGTCCTGGCGGTGGGGTATGGCACTGAGAAGAACGACGTGCCGTATTGGATTGTGAAGAACTCTTGGGGCACAGCCTGGGGAAAGGATGG ATATTTTTTGATTGAGCGTGGAAAAAACATGTGTGGACTGGCTGCCTGCTCTTCTTACCCGCTACCTTAA
- the wdr76 gene encoding WD repeat-containing protein 76 isoform X1, whose protein sequence is MATLRTKREAVVLVKEMTPENLEATVRRSSRNGFAPKRLQYSPEHETPKKKRKTKAVAENGSQNKQPKDEEDAENSDVEHAPEGYGRLSAYELERLENIRQNQAFLSSINLFQATEEFKQLTRPKPSQRGLTRAHAAVKEVVPPRKSLRLQKKEAEILELPPEPRGTLIYEQSSPAKKPSGPLPMDPVNVEEGSKLPPQLLELCSEDVKVDKKIQLDLKGYRSSLKNMTVNEDKVAKVVKDRIFSATFHPCTSSLLLAAGDKWGKVGLWKLGGDWGEDGVLLFEPHTRPVGCMAFSKSHPTQLLSLSYDGSLRCMDVEKAVFDDVYDIEDGLKTFDFMSHDCSTLVVGNWYGEVAIVDRRTPGNSHESLHTLDPKTLRCVNVHPLQKQYFVVAESKVVSIYDSRNLKKTKSQAVSQLHGHSLSISSAYFSPCTGNRVLTSCMDNNIRIYDTSTLTTKSPLLTTIRHDMQTGRWLTKLSAAWDPKLEDCFVVGSMMKPRRVQVFHESGQLQHSFMDSENLSTVLSVTAFHPTRNALLGGNASGRLHVFSD, encoded by the exons ATGGCGACTCTCCGAACAAAGCGCGAAGCTGTTGTGCTTGTGAAG GAAATGACCCCTGAGAATCTCGAGGCGACAGTGCGACGATCATCTAGAAACGGTTTTGCACCTAAGCGCCTCCAGTACTCTCCCGAACATGAAACTCCCAAGAAAAAAAGG AAAACAAAAGCTGTCGCTGAAAATGGTAGTCAGAATAAGCAACCAAAAGATGAGGAGGATGCTGAAAACAGTGACGTGGAGCATGCACCT GAAGGGTATGGGAGACTTTCTGCCTATGAACTGGAGCGCCTGGAGAACATCAGACAGAACCAAGCTTTTCTGTCTTCTATCAACTTATTCCAG gCCACTGAGGAGTTCAAGCAGCTTACTCGACCAAAACCATCACAGAGAGGTCTCACACG GGCACATGCTGCTGTAAAAGAAGTCGTGCCACCTCGCAAATCACTGCGActccaaaaaaaagaagcagagatCCTGGAGCTTCCTCCTGAACCGAGAGGGACACTTATTTATGAACAG TCTTCACCAGCAAAGAAGCCCTCTGGCCCTTTGCCCATGGATCCAGTGAATGTGGAAGAAGGAAGCAAGCTGCCTCCACAACTTCTTGAGCTCTGTTCTGAG GATGTAAAAGTAGATAAAAAGATACAGCTTGACCTAAAAGG GTACCGTTCGTCTCTGAAGAATATGACGGTAAATGAGGACAAAGTGGCCAAAGTGGTGAAGGATCGCATCTTCTCTGCAACCTTCCACCCCTGCACCAGCAGCCTGTTGCTGGCTGCGGGCGACAAGTGGGGGAAAGTGGGACTCTGGAAGTTG GGTGGTGACTGGGGTGAGGATGGTGTCCTGCTCTTTGAGCCCCACACCCGTCCAGTGGGCTGCATGGCATTCTCCAAGTCTCATCCCACACAACTGCTGAGCCTCAGCTACGATGGATCCCTTCGCTGCATGGACGTAGAGAAGGCTGTTTTTGATGAT GTGTATGATATTGAAGATGGCCTGAAAACGTTTGACTTCATGTCACATGACTGTTCGACACTAGTGGTCGGGAACTGGTATGGAGAGGTTGCCATTGTTGACAGGCGCACCCCAGG AAACTCCCATGAATCCCTCCACACACTGGACCCCAAGACATTGCGTTGTGTTAACGTCCACCCTTTACAGAAGCAGTACTTTGTGGTGGCTGAAAGCAA ggtAGTTAGTATTTATGACAGTCGAAATCTGAAGAAGACCAAAAGCCAGGCAGTGTCCCAGCTGCATGGCCACTCTTTAAGCATATCCAGTGCTTATTTCTCCCCTTGTACTGGAAACAGGGTTCTTACTTCCTGTATGGATAACAATATAAG gaTATATGACACATCTACACTGACTACTAAATCTCCCTTGCTGACAACCATCAG ACATGACATGCAAACAGGTCGCTGGCTGACCAAACTATCAGCTGCGTGGGACCCCAAACTGGAAGACTGCTTCGTGGTGGGGAGCATGATGAAGCCTAGGAGGGTGCAGGTGTTCCATGAAAGCGGTCAACTCCAACATTCCTTCATGGACAGTGAGAATCTCAGCACAGTCCTCTCTGTCACTGCTTTCCATCCTACAAGGAATGCCTTGCTGGGTGGAAATGCGTCGGGACGCCTTCACGTCTTTTCTGACTAA
- the LOC101475779 gene encoding pro-cathepsin H isoform X1 produces MALTVVWFITAIFSFVHLSPLISVKEEYAFKQWISEHNKVYGTEEYHHRLHVFTQNKRTVDQHNAGNHSFTMGLNQFSDMTFEEFKKFYLFTQPSTCSVTKGSHVKRTGPYPEFVDWRMKGDFVTPVKNQGFCGSCWTFSTTGCLESVNAIATGKLIQLSEQQLLDCSRNFSNYGCFGGLPSQAFEYIKYSKGLMREEDYPYKAFEGKCHFEPSLAAAFVRDVVNITSYDEKAMVDAVARLNPVTFGFDVTADFKHYKEGVYSSTQCKNTTDKVNHAVLAVGYGTEKNDVPYWIVKNSWGTAWGKDGYFLIERGKNMCGLAACSSYPLP; encoded by the exons ATGGCTCTGACTGTTGTGTGGTTTATTACTGCCATTTTTAGCTTTGTCCATTTATCACCTTTAATTTCAGTCAAAG AAGAATATGCTTTCAAGCAGTGGATTTCAGAG CACAACAAAGTTTATGGCACTGAGGAATATCACCACAGACTCCATGTGTTCACTCAAAATAAGAGGACAGTTGATCAGCACAATGCTGGGAATCACTCCTTCACAA TGGGTCTGAACCAATTCTCAGACATGACATTTGAGGAATTCAAGAAATTCTACCTTTTCACGCAACCTTCG ACTTGCTCAGTCACTAAAGGCAGTCATGTCAAAAGGACAGGTCCTTATCCTGAGTTTGTAGACTGGAGGATGAAGGGCGACTTTGTGACTCCTGTGAAGAATCAG GGTTTTTGTGGCAGCTGTTGGACCTTCTCCACCACTGGCTGTCTGGAGTCAGTGAATGCTATTGCTACTGGGAAACTAATACAATTG tcggagcagcagctgctggactGTTCCAGAAATTTTAGCAACTATGGATGCTTTGG TGGGCTCCCCAGTCAGGCATTCGAGTACATCAAATACAGCAAAGGTCTCATGAGAGAGGAGGATTATCCCTACAAAGCCTTT GAGGGAAAATGCCATTTTGAGCCTTCACTTGCAGCTGCGTTTGTCCGAGATGTTGTCAATATAacgagt TATGATGAAAAGGCCATGGTCGATGCAGTGGCCCGGCTCAACCCTGTCACCTTTGGCTTTGACGTTACAGCTGATTTTAAGCACTACAAAGAAGGTGTTTACTCCAG CACCCAGTGTAAGAACACAACAGACAAAGTGAATCATGCAGTCCTGGCGGTGGGGTATGGCACTGAGAAGAACGACGTGCCGTATTGGATTGTGAAGAACTCTTGGGGCACAGCCTGGGGAAAGGATGG ATATTTTTTGATTGAGCGTGGAAAAAACATGTGTGGACTGGCTGCCTGCTCTTCTTACCCGCTACCTTAA
- the wdr76 gene encoding WD repeat-containing protein 76 isoform X2: MATLRTKREAVVLVKEMTPENLEATVRRSSRNGFAPKRLQYSPEHETPKKKRKTKAVAENGSQNKQPKDEEDAENSDVEHAPEGYGRLSAYELERLENIRQNQAFLSSINLFQATEEFKQLTRPKPSQRGLTRAHAAVKEVVPPRKSLRLQKKEAEILELPPEPRGTLIYEQSSPAKKPSGPLPMDPVNVEEGSKLPPQLLELCSEDVKVDKKIQLDLKGYRSSLKNMTVNEDKVAKVVKDRIFSATFHPCTSSLLLAAGDKWGKVGLWKLGGDWGEDGVLLFEPHTRPVGCMAFSKSHPTQLLSLSYDGSLRCMDVEKAVFDDVYDIEDGLKTFDFMSHDCSTLVVGNWYGEVAIVDRRTPGNSHESLHTLDPKTLRCVNVHPLQKQYFVVAESKIYDTSTLTTKSPLLTTIRHDMQTGRWLTKLSAAWDPKLEDCFVVGSMMKPRRVQVFHESGQLQHSFMDSENLSTVLSVTAFHPTRNALLGGNASGRLHVFSD; encoded by the exons ATGGCGACTCTCCGAACAAAGCGCGAAGCTGTTGTGCTTGTGAAG GAAATGACCCCTGAGAATCTCGAGGCGACAGTGCGACGATCATCTAGAAACGGTTTTGCACCTAAGCGCCTCCAGTACTCTCCCGAACATGAAACTCCCAAGAAAAAAAGG AAAACAAAAGCTGTCGCTGAAAATGGTAGTCAGAATAAGCAACCAAAAGATGAGGAGGATGCTGAAAACAGTGACGTGGAGCATGCACCT GAAGGGTATGGGAGACTTTCTGCCTATGAACTGGAGCGCCTGGAGAACATCAGACAGAACCAAGCTTTTCTGTCTTCTATCAACTTATTCCAG gCCACTGAGGAGTTCAAGCAGCTTACTCGACCAAAACCATCACAGAGAGGTCTCACACG GGCACATGCTGCTGTAAAAGAAGTCGTGCCACCTCGCAAATCACTGCGActccaaaaaaaagaagcagagatCCTGGAGCTTCCTCCTGAACCGAGAGGGACACTTATTTATGAACAG TCTTCACCAGCAAAGAAGCCCTCTGGCCCTTTGCCCATGGATCCAGTGAATGTGGAAGAAGGAAGCAAGCTGCCTCCACAACTTCTTGAGCTCTGTTCTGAG GATGTAAAAGTAGATAAAAAGATACAGCTTGACCTAAAAGG GTACCGTTCGTCTCTGAAGAATATGACGGTAAATGAGGACAAAGTGGCCAAAGTGGTGAAGGATCGCATCTTCTCTGCAACCTTCCACCCCTGCACCAGCAGCCTGTTGCTGGCTGCGGGCGACAAGTGGGGGAAAGTGGGACTCTGGAAGTTG GGTGGTGACTGGGGTGAGGATGGTGTCCTGCTCTTTGAGCCCCACACCCGTCCAGTGGGCTGCATGGCATTCTCCAAGTCTCATCCCACACAACTGCTGAGCCTCAGCTACGATGGATCCCTTCGCTGCATGGACGTAGAGAAGGCTGTTTTTGATGAT GTGTATGATATTGAAGATGGCCTGAAAACGTTTGACTTCATGTCACATGACTGTTCGACACTAGTGGTCGGGAACTGGTATGGAGAGGTTGCCATTGTTGACAGGCGCACCCCAGG AAACTCCCATGAATCCCTCCACACACTGGACCCCAAGACATTGCGTTGTGTTAACGTCCACCCTTTACAGAAGCAGTACTTTGTGGTGGCTGAAAGCAA gaTATATGACACATCTACACTGACTACTAAATCTCCCTTGCTGACAACCATCAG ACATGACATGCAAACAGGTCGCTGGCTGACCAAACTATCAGCTGCGTGGGACCCCAAACTGGAAGACTGCTTCGTGGTGGGGAGCATGATGAAGCCTAGGAGGGTGCAGGTGTTCCATGAAAGCGGTCAACTCCAACATTCCTTCATGGACAGTGAGAATCTCAGCACAGTCCTCTCTGTCACTGCTTTCCATCCTACAAGGAATGCCTTGCTGGGTGGAAATGCGTCGGGACGCCTTCACGTCTTTTCTGACTAA
- the LOC101475482 gene encoding ras-specific guanine nucleotide-releasing factor 1, translating into MQKGIRLNDGHITYLALLAKKDGTRRGCLSKKSSDNTKWHSKWFALLQNMLFYFENDSSSRPSGLYLLEGCVCDRAPSPKPSLSAKECLEKQYYFTVTFNHDNQKALELRTEDVKDCDEWVAAITQASYRNLATEHETLMQKYLHLLQIVETEKTVAKQLRQQIEDGEIEIERLKSEIAGLLKDNEKIQSNPEVPPSEDDTEIKKIKKVQSFLRGWICRRKWKTIIQDYIRSPHAESMRKRNQVVFSMLEAEAEYVQQLHILVNNFLRPLRMAASSKKPPITHDDVSSIFLNSETIMFLHQIFYQGLKARIASWPTLVLADLFDILLPMLNIYQEFVRNHQYSLQILAHCKQNRDFDKLLKQYEAKPDCEERTLETFLTYPMFQIPRYILTLHELLAHTPHEHVERNSLDYAKSKLEELSRIMHDEVSETENIRKNLAIERMIVEGCEVLLDTSQTFVRQGSLIQVPMSEKGKITRGRLGSLSLKKEGERQCFLFSKHLIICTRGSGGKLHITKNGVVSLIDCTLIEEPEGTDDESKGERSGQDTEHLDFKLMVEPKDVQPYTVILVASSRLEKSAWTSDISQCIDNIRCNGLMMNAFEENSKVSVPQMIKSDTSLYCDDVDIRFSKMMNSCKVLQIRYASVERLLERLTDLRFLSIDFLNTFLHSYRVFTSADVVLDKLITIYKKPISAIPARSLELFFASSQNSKLLYGEPPTSPRASRKFSSPPPLSITKSSSPNRRRKLSLNIPIITGGKALDLAALSCSPNGYASMHSTMSPFSKTTLDINKLYISSTMASKIPDEGESKAEGKAEESVANKQDLSVREECDEDPSQSDDAEAEMSPPKSPSTPKNVKAKNSEFSLFSFNNGMVVSSCRELDNNRSALSAASAFAIATAGANEGTPTKEKYRRMSLASTGFPTDQRNGDKEFVIRRAATNRVLNVLRHWVSKHSQDFELNTELKMRVIGFLEEVMHDPELLTQERKAAANIIRTLTQEDPGDNQVTLEEITQMAMEDSKTEPFESHSALEIAEQLTLLDHLVFKAIPYEEFFGQGWMKNDKNERTPYIMTTTKHFNDISNKIATEILQWDDVNMRVAVIEKWVAVADIGRCLHNYNAVLEITSSLNRSSIFRLKKTWLKVSKQTKTVIDKLQKLVSSEGRFKNLREALKNCDPPCVPYLGMYLTDLAFIEEGTPNYTEDNLVNFSKMRMISHIIREIRQFQQTAYKIDYQPKVTKYLLDRSNVLDEESLYEASLRIEPKTSS; encoded by the exons ATGCAGAAAGGGATCAGACTCAATGATGGCCACATCACCTATCTGGCTCTTTTGGCGAAGAAAGACGGGACGAGGCGAGGTTGCTTGAGTAAAAAAAGCTCAGACAACACAAAATGGCATTCAAAGTGGTTCGCTTTGTTGCAGAATATGCTTTTTTATTTCGAAAACGACTCGAGCTCACGCCCCTCCGGACTGTACCTGTTGGAGGGATGTGTTTGTGACCGGGCACCGTCACCGAAACCGTCTCTCTCAGCGAAGGAATGCTTAGAGAAGCAG TATTATTTCACTGTCACGTTCAATCATGACAACCAGAAGGCTTTGGAGCTGCGCACAGAGGACGTCAAGGACTGTGATGAGTGGGTGGCTGCCATCACGCAGGCCAG TTACAGGAACCTGGCTACAGAGCATGAGACCCTCATGCAGAAGTATCTTCATCTACTCCAAATAGTGGAGACGGAGAAAACGGTTGCCAAGCAACTTCGACAACAGATAGAGGATGGGGAAATCGAGATAGAGCGACTGAAATCAGAG ATTGCTGGACTTCTGAAGGACAATGAGAAGATCCAGTCAAATCCAGAGGTGCCCCCCAGCGAGGATGATACAGAGATCAAGAAGATCAAAAAG GTCCAAAGTTTCCTGCGAGGATGGATTTGCCGCAGGAAGTGGAAAACTATCATCCAAGACTACATTCGCTCGCCCCACGCTGAAAGCATGAGAAAGAGGAACCAGGTGGTGTTCAGCATGCTGGAAGCCGAAGCCGAATACGTCCAGCAACTCCACATCCTGGTCAACAACTTCCTGCGGCCACTCCGAATGGCCGCCAGCTCCAAGAAACCGCCCATCACCCACGATGATGTCAGCAGCATCTTCCTTAACAG TGAGACCATCATGTTCCTCCATCAGATCTTCTACCAGGGCCTGAAGGCCAGGATAGCCAGCTGGCCAACACTGGTGCTAG ctGACCTGTTTGACATTTTACTGCCAATGCTAAACATCTACCAAGAGTTTGTGAGGAACCACCAGTACAGCTTGCAGATTTTGGCTCACTGCAAACAGAACCGTGACTTCGACAAGCTGCTGAAGCAGTACGAGGCCAAGCCTGACTGTGAGGAGAGGACGCTGGAGACCTTCCTCACTTACCCCATGTTTCAG ATTCCTCGTTACATCCTGACTCTTCATGAGTTGCTTGCTCACACTCCCCATGAGCATGTGGAGAGAAACAGTCTGGACTATGCCAAATCAAAACTGGAGGAGCTTTCCAG AATCATGCATGATGAGGTAAGCGAGACGGAGAACATCAGGAAGAATCTAGCCATTGAACGAATGATTGTGGAAGGTTGTGAAGTGCTTCTTGATACCAGCCAGACCTTTGTTAGACAAG GTTCTCTGATCCAGGTGCCAATGAGCGAGAAAGGGAAGATCACACGAGGCCGGCTTGGCTCTTTGTCTCTGAAGAAGGAAGGAGAGAGACAGTGTTTCCTCTTCTCCAAACATCTTATCATCTGCACCCGAGGCTCCGGAGGAAAACTTCACATCACTAAA AATGGAGTGGTGTCTCTCATAGACTGCACTCTGATTGAGGAGCCGGAGGGGACTGATGATGAGT CCAAAGGGGAGCGCAGTGGTCAGGACACAGAACACCTGGACTTTAAATTGATGGTGGAACCCAAAGACGTCCAGCCTTACACCGTGATCCTTGTGGCTTCTTCCCGACTGGAGAAGTCAGCGTGGACAAGTGATATCAGTCAG TGCATTGACAACATCCGCTGCAATGGCCTGATGATGAATGCCTTTGAGGAAAACAGCAAAGTCTCTGTGCCACAGATGATCAA GTCAGACACCAGTTTGTACTGTGATGATGTCGACATTCGCTTCAGCAAGATGATGAACTCCTGCAAGGTGCTGCAGATCCGCTATGCCAGTGTGGAGCGCTTGTTGGAGAGGCTGACCGACCTGCGCTTCCTCTCCATCGACTTCCTGAACACTTTCCTCCACTCTTACCGTGTCTTCACCAGCGCTGATGTAGTACTGGACAAGCTCATTACCATCTACAAGAAGCCCATCAGTGCCATCCCTGCACG CTCTTTGGAGCTTTTCTTTGCCAGCAGTCAGAACAGTAAACTCCTCTACGGCGAGCCACCCACATCGCCACGTGCCAGCCGCAagttctcctctcctcctccactcTCCATCACCAAGTCATCCTCTCCCAACCGCCGCCGCAAACTTTCACTCAACATCCCCATCATCACGGGTGGCAAAGCCCTGGACTTGGCTGCACTCAGCTGTTCTCCCAATGGCTATGCAAGCATGCACTCCACCATGTCACCCTTCAGTAAGACCACCCTCGACATCAACAAGCTCTACATCTCTAGCACCATGGCCAGCAAAATCCCTGATGAGGGAGAATCCAAAGCTGAAGGCAAAGCTGAAGAGTCTGTTGCCAACAAGCAAG ATCTGTCTGTAAGAGAGGAGTGCGATGAAGACCCAAGTCAGAGTGACGACGCAGAAGCAGAAATGTCTCCTCCTAAGTCACCATCAACGCCCAAGAACGTCAAGGCAAAAAACTCTG agttttctctgttttccttcAACAATGGCATGGTGGTGTCATCTTGCCGGGAGCTGGACAACAACAGGAGTGCTCTTTCTGCTGCCTCAGCCTTTGCCATTGCTACCGCTGGTGCCAATGAAGGCACACCAACCAAGGAGAAGTATCGTCGTATGTCCCTTGCCAGCACAG GTTTCCCTACAGACCAGAGAAATGGGGACAAAGAGTTTGTTATCAGAAGAGCTGCCACAAACCGAGTCCTGAATGTGCTGCGTCACTGGGTCTCCAAACATTCGCAG GACTTTGAGCTGAACACAGAGTTGAAGATGCGAGTAATTGGCTTCCTGGAGGAGGTGATGCATGACCCAGAGCTGCTTACACAGGAAAGAAAGGcagctgccaacattatcag AACTCTAACCCAGGAGGATCCTGGAGACAACCAGGTCACCCTCGAAGAGATCACACAAATG GCCATGGAGGACTCTAAGACTGAACCATTCGAGAGCCATTCAGCCTTGGAGATAGCTGAGCAACTCACACTGCTGGATCACCTGGTCTTCAAGGCCATCCCATATGA GGAGTTCTTCGGTCAGGGCTGGATGAAGAACGACAAGAATGAGAGAACTCCATACATAATGACAACTACCAAGcattttaatgat ATCAGTAACAAGATTGCCACAGAGATCCTGCAATGGGATGATGTCAACATGCGGGTGGCCGTGATTGAGAAATGGGTGGCAGTGGCCGACATCGGCCGCTGCCTCCACAACTACAATGCTGTGCTGGAGATCACATCGTCTCTCAATCGCAGCTCCATCTTTCGCCTCAAGAAGACCTGGCTCAAAGTTTCCAAGCAG ACAAAGACTGTGATTGACAAGTTACAGAAGCTGGTGTCATCAGAAGGCAGATTCAAAAACCTGAGAGAAGCTCTGAAGAA CTGTGACCCCCCATGTGTCCCCTACCTGGGAATGTACCTGACTGACTTGGCCTTCATTGAGGAGGGAACACCCAACTACACTGAAGACAACCTTGTCAACTTCTCCAAGATGAGAATG ATATCTCACATTATCAGAGAGATACGACAATTTCAGCAAACAGCTTACAAGATTGATTATCAACCAAAG gtgACAAAGTACTTGCTCGACCGCAGTAATGTGCTGGATGAGGAGAGCCTGTATGAAGCATCCCTGAGAATCGAGCCCAAAACTTCATCATGA